One Verrucomicrobiota bacterium genomic region harbors:
- a CDS encoding TIGR00730 family Rossman fold protein gives MHNNIPPGFIREDPWRIFRIMAEFVDSFETLSQVGPAVTIFGSARIRTSDPYYQKAVTLGKELAKQGVAVITGGGPGIMEAANRGASEGKGKSVGLNIELPFEQKPNRYANVPINFHYFFSRKVCFVKYSVGFVFMPGGFGTLDEFFEILTLIQTQRISRFPVILYGRRYWSGLLKWIKGTVQKNGYISPQDLDLCTLTDDTEEAISVIQDYLRRVGPPESVPIAFA, from the coding sequence ATGCACAACAACATCCCTCCTGGGTTTATCCGCGAAGATCCGTGGCGAATTTTCCGCATTATGGCCGAGTTCGTGGATTCTTTCGAGACCCTCTCTCAAGTCGGACCCGCCGTTACAATCTTTGGCTCCGCCCGGATTCGGACGAGCGACCCCTACTACCAAAAAGCGGTCACTCTCGGAAAGGAACTGGCCAAACAGGGCGTGGCGGTGATCACAGGAGGCGGCCCCGGCATCATGGAAGCCGCCAATCGCGGGGCCAGTGAAGGCAAGGGAAAATCGGTCGGCCTCAATATCGAACTGCCCTTCGAGCAAAAGCCCAATCGCTATGCCAACGTGCCGATCAATTTCCACTATTTCTTCTCGCGCAAAGTTTGTTTCGTGAAATACAGCGTCGGCTTCGTCTTCATGCCGGGAGGATTCGGAACGCTCGACGAATTCTTCGAGATTCTCACGCTGATTCAAACCCAGCGTATCTCCCGTTTCCCGGTCATTCTTTACGGACGGCGCTACTGGAGCGGCCTCCTCAAATGGATCAAAGGAACGGTGCAGAAGAATGGCTACATCAGCCCTCAGGATTTGGATCTCTGCACGTTGACCGACGATACCGAAGAGGCGATTAGTGTCATTCAGGACTACTTAAGGCGAGTGGGACCGCCCGAAAGTGTCCCCATAGCCTTTGCTTGA